In Scophthalmus maximus strain ysfricsl-2021 chromosome 16, ASM2237912v1, whole genome shotgun sequence, the following proteins share a genomic window:
- the hexdc gene encoding hexosaminidase D isoform X1, whose protein sequence is MECPSWPRGKKLVHLDLKGAPPRVEYLHELIELFSRLGADGLLVEYEDMFPYDGELKLLQATAQPAYSREEVLSMQEFAKSKGMEVIPLVQTFGHMEFVLKHRPLWGLRELAPCVGTLNPHSEDGVRLVLEMLRQVVELHPGLNTLHIGADEVYMLGEGEQSKLWLASPGRTVEQLFLSHVTKIAKAIKETWPHMTIIMWDDMMRGMNKDILKGSGLVGLVQPMLWDYTTDLDVDKTVSLLEMYCSAGMSELWAASSFKGSTSVYTCVTSTQRHVENHLQWLKVAASLSAAINLKGIAITGWQRYDHLSVLCELMPVALPSLAACLQTLLHGQLSAEAQSKVTERLGISSVEVEVMERRSEVDSLFPGGRLAELIVELNALLNSEDIQGFENNMFVRGWFSPYQRQRKMVNPLINMQIHSQASTYLAALQQQAEAVREEMVRLFPESTAQEWLEEHVSPVMVPLQRITEEIINCVKEMVP, encoded by the exons ATGGAGTGTCCATCGTGGCCGAGGGGAAAGAAGCTGGTTCACCTGGATCTGAAAGGTGCCCCTCCGAGGGTGGAGTACCTCCACGAA CTGATCGAGCTCTTCTCCCGGCTGGGAGCGGATGGGCTGCTGGTGGAGTACGAGGACATGTTTCCTTACGACGGGGAGCTGAAGTTGCTGCAGGCCACAGCACAGCCTGCTTACAG CCGAGAGGAAGTTTTATCCATGCAGGAGTTTGCCAAGTCTAAGGGCATGGAGGTCATCCCACTCGTGCAGACATTTGGTCACATGGAG TTTGTGCTGAAGCATCGGCCCCTATGGGGCCTCAGAGAGCTGGCACCCTGCGTGGGCACCCTGAATCCACACTCAGAGGACGGGGTGAGGTTGGTGTTGGAGATGCTGAGGCAGGTGGTTGAGCTGCATCCAGGTCTAAACACACTGCACATTGGAGCAGACGAG GTGTACATGCTCGGTGAAGGTGAGCAGTCCAAGCTGTGGTTGGCTTCACCAGGACGTACAGTGGAGCAACTTTTCCTGAGTCATGTGACCAAGATCGCCAAGGCCATCAAGGAGACGTGGCCTCACATGACCATAATTATGTGGGATGACATGATGAGGGGCATGAACAAGGACATACTCAAAG gtaGCGGCCTAGTAGGACTCGTCCAGCCCATGTTGTGGGACTACACCACTGACCTGGATGTGGACAAAACTG TGTCTCTGCTGGAGATGTACTGCAGTGCCGGCATGTCGGAGCTGTGGGCAGCCAGCTCCTTTAAAGGCTCGACCAGTGTGTACACCTGTGTGACcagcacacagagacatgtGGAGAACCATCTGCAGTGGCTGAAGGTGGCTGCGTCTTTGTCTGCTGCCATTAACCTGAAGGGCATTGCCATCACAGGCTGGCAAAG GTATGACCacctgtcagttctgtgtgagCTGATGCCTGTGGCTCTTCCATCACTAGCCGCCTGTCTGCAGACACTCCTCCACGGTCAGCTCAGCGCTGAGGCCCAGAGCAAAGTGACTGAGAGGCTTGGTATTTCCTCCGTGGAGGTGGAGGTCATGGAAAG aagATCTGAAGTCGACTCGCTGTTTCCAGGAGGGAGGCTGGCAGAGTTAATTGTGGAGCTCAATGCACTGCTGAACTCGGAGGATATACAAGGttttgaaaacaacat GTTTGTGAGAGGATGGTTCAGCCCCTACCAGCGACAGAGGAAGATGGTAAACCCGCTCATCAACATGCAGATTCACAGCCAAGCATCAAC ATATTTGGCCGCACTACAACAGCAGGCGGaggcagtgagagaggagatggtTCGTCTTTTCCCAG
- the hexdc gene encoding hexosaminidase D isoform X2, which yields MECPSWPRGKKLVHLDLKGAPPRVEYLHELIELFSRLGADGLLVEYEDMFPYDGELKLLQATAQPAYSREEVLSMQEFAKSKGMEVIPLVQTFGHMEFVLKHRPLWGLRELAPCVGTLNPHSEDGVRLVLEMLRQVVELHPGLNTLHIGADEVYMLGEGEQSKLWLASPGRTVEQLFLSHVTKIAKAIKETWPHMTIIMWDDMMRGMNKDILKGSGLVGLVQPMLWDYTTDLDVDKTVSLLEMYCSAGMSELWAASSFKGSTSVYTCVTSTQRHVENHLQWLKVAASLSAAINLKGIAITGWQRYDHLSVLCELMPVALPSLAACLQTLLHGQLSAEAQSKVTERLGISSVEVEVMERSEVDSLFPGGRLAELIVELNALLNSEDIQGFENNMFVRGWFSPYQRQRKMVNPLINMQIHSQASTYLAALQQQAEAVREEMVRLFPESTAQEWLEEHVSPVMVPLQRITEEIINCVKEMVP from the exons ATGGAGTGTCCATCGTGGCCGAGGGGAAAGAAGCTGGTTCACCTGGATCTGAAAGGTGCCCCTCCGAGGGTGGAGTACCTCCACGAA CTGATCGAGCTCTTCTCCCGGCTGGGAGCGGATGGGCTGCTGGTGGAGTACGAGGACATGTTTCCTTACGACGGGGAGCTGAAGTTGCTGCAGGCCACAGCACAGCCTGCTTACAG CCGAGAGGAAGTTTTATCCATGCAGGAGTTTGCCAAGTCTAAGGGCATGGAGGTCATCCCACTCGTGCAGACATTTGGTCACATGGAG TTTGTGCTGAAGCATCGGCCCCTATGGGGCCTCAGAGAGCTGGCACCCTGCGTGGGCACCCTGAATCCACACTCAGAGGACGGGGTGAGGTTGGTGTTGGAGATGCTGAGGCAGGTGGTTGAGCTGCATCCAGGTCTAAACACACTGCACATTGGAGCAGACGAG GTGTACATGCTCGGTGAAGGTGAGCAGTCCAAGCTGTGGTTGGCTTCACCAGGACGTACAGTGGAGCAACTTTTCCTGAGTCATGTGACCAAGATCGCCAAGGCCATCAAGGAGACGTGGCCTCACATGACCATAATTATGTGGGATGACATGATGAGGGGCATGAACAAGGACATACTCAAAG gtaGCGGCCTAGTAGGACTCGTCCAGCCCATGTTGTGGGACTACACCACTGACCTGGATGTGGACAAAACTG TGTCTCTGCTGGAGATGTACTGCAGTGCCGGCATGTCGGAGCTGTGGGCAGCCAGCTCCTTTAAAGGCTCGACCAGTGTGTACACCTGTGTGACcagcacacagagacatgtGGAGAACCATCTGCAGTGGCTGAAGGTGGCTGCGTCTTTGTCTGCTGCCATTAACCTGAAGGGCATTGCCATCACAGGCTGGCAAAG GTATGACCacctgtcagttctgtgtgagCTGATGCCTGTGGCTCTTCCATCACTAGCCGCCTGTCTGCAGACACTCCTCCACGGTCAGCTCAGCGCTGAGGCCCAGAGCAAAGTGACTGAGAGGCTTGGTATTTCCTCCGTGGAGGTGGAGGTCATGGAAAG ATCTGAAGTCGACTCGCTGTTTCCAGGAGGGAGGCTGGCAGAGTTAATTGTGGAGCTCAATGCACTGCTGAACTCGGAGGATATACAAGGttttgaaaacaacat GTTTGTGAGAGGATGGTTCAGCCCCTACCAGCGACAGAGGAAGATGGTAAACCCGCTCATCAACATGCAGATTCACAGCCAAGCATCAAC ATATTTGGCCGCACTACAACAGCAGGCGGaggcagtgagagaggagatggtTCGTCTTTTCCCAG